In Acidimicrobiia bacterium, the genomic stretch CCGCTCGTCGGGCGTCGTCGGCGCCGCGAGCAACACGGTCTCCACACCCGCGCGGTCGGCTGCGTCGGCCCAGCCGTCGAGCTCGTCGAACGGCAGGTCGGGCACGATCGCGCCGTCGATGCCCGCGTCGGCGAGCGACGACGCGAACCGCTCGTGCCCGGCGTGCTGCACCGGGTTGTAGTACGTCATGACGGCCACGGGGACGTCGACGTCGACGGTCGCGAGCCCGGCGACGATCGCGTCGGGCGTCGCGCCGATGTCGAGCGCGCGCTGCGACGCCTCCTGGACCGTCTTGCCGTCCATGACCGGGTCGGAGAACGGGATGCCGACCTCGATCGCGTCGGCGCCGGCGGCGGCGACGGCGCGCACGACGTCGAGCCACGCGGAGCCGAGCCCGCCCGTCACGTACGGGACGAGGAGCTTGCAACCGCGCGCCCGCCGGTCCGAGAGACGACGCTCGAGGTTCACGTGCTCGGTCGCTCGCTGAGCCGTCCGGCCACCTGCATCGCGTCCTTGTCGCCGCGGCCCGACAGCGTGACGAGGACCTTCGACCCGGGTGCGAGCGACCCGTCCTGCGCAGAGCGCACCACCCACGCGAGCGCGTGCGACGACTCGAGCGCGGGCACGATGCCCTCCGTCACCGAGAGGAGCTGGAACGCCGCGATGGCCTCGTCGTCGTTCGCGCAGTCGTAGCGGGCTCGACCGCTCGCCGCGAGCTGGGCGTGCTCCGGGCCGACACCCGGATAGTCGAGACCCGCGCTGATCGAGTGCGCCTCGAGGATCTGGCCGTGCTCGTCCTGCAGGTACATCGAACGCGCGCCGTGCAGCACGCCCGGCACGCCGCGGTTGATCGACGCGCCGTGGCGGCCCGTCTCCAGCCCGAGCCCGGCGGCCTCGACGCCGACGAGCTGCGCGCGCGTGTCGAGGAAGCCGGCGAACGTGCCCAACGCGTTGGACCCGCCGCCGACGCACGCGACGACGACATCGGGATCGTCGCCGAGCAGGACGCGGCACTGCTCGCGCGCCTCCTCGCCGACGACACGCTGGAACTCGCGCACCAACCACGGGAACGGATGCGGGCCGACGACCGAGCCGATGCAGTAGTGCGTCGACTCGACGGTCGCGACCCAGTCGCGCAGAGCGTCGTTGATCGCGTCCTTCAGCGTCGCGGAGCCCGAGTGCACGGGGACGACCTCGGCACCGAGCAGCCGCATGCGGAACACGTTGAGGGCCTGCCGTTCGACGTCGACCGCGCCCATGAACACGAGGCACTCGAGCCCGAACAGCGCGGCCGCGGTCGCGGTCGCGACGCCGTGCTGGCCCGCGCCCGTCTCCGCGATGATGCGCCGCTTCCCCATGCGCCGCGTCAGCAAGGCCTGACCGAGGACGTTGTTGATCTTGTGCGAGCCGGTGTGGGTCAGGTCCTCGCGCTTGAGCCAGACGTCGACACCGAGCTGCTCCGACAGCCGGTCGCAGTACGTCACCGGCGTGGGGCGGCCCGCGTACGACTCGAGCAGCTGCGCGAACTCGGCGCGGAAGTCCTCCGTCTCGTACCACGCGGTGCGGAACTCGCGCTCGAGCTGCACGAGCGCGGGCACGAGGCTCTCGGGGACGAACCGCCCGCCGAAGTCACCGAAGCGGCCGAGGCCGGTCGGTTCGGGTCCGGGATCGCCGAGCTGCACGCGCTGGCCGCGCGCGATCGAGGCCGTCACACCTCGTCCTCGGCCCAGTCGTAGGGCCGGTCCGCGCGTGCGAACGGCGCGAGCTCGTGGTCGACGCGGTCGGACGGGTGGTGCGCGCCGTTGCCGTTGCCGTTTCCGCCCGGTGTGGCGGACAGCGCGTCCGCGGCGGCGCGCGCCTCCTCGATGAAGCGGCGCATCTTGCGTGCGTCCTTCTGGCCCGGGGCGGCCTCCACCCCCGTCGACACGTCGACGCCCCAGGGACGGACGCGCCGGATCGCCTGCCCGACGTTCTCGTGGTTCAGCCCACCGGCCAGGAGCAACCGGATCCCACCTGGCGCGCCCTCGGCGAGCGCCCAGTCGAACACCCGGCCCGAGCCCGGGCTGGGCGAGTCGACCAGGACCACGTCGGCCGGGCCGTTCGCCGCGGTCGCGAGCGCGGCGTCGCCCGCCGTGAACGCCTGGATCACGAACTGCACGCGGCGGCGCACCCACCGCACCTCGGACAGCGGCTCGCGCCCGTGCAGCTGCGCGCCGGTCAGGCCGACACGGTTGACGACCTCCACGACGCGCTCGGGACGCTCGTCGCGGAAGACGCCGACGGTGACGACACCGTGCGGCAAGCGGTGCACGATCTCGGCCGCGAGGTCGGGACGGATCTGGCGCCGGCTCGGCGCGAACACGAAGCCGAGCGCGTCGGCGCCGAGCGCGACCGCGAGGAGCGCGTCGTCCTCGTTCGTGACCCCGCAGACCTTCACGAACACGAAGCCAACGGTACTGGAAGGGCGCGCGCCCGCCGCTGCTTTCTCTCAGTCGGTCAATCTCCCGTGCAGGAAGTCGTCGTAGGCGCTGAGGTCCAGGAAGCCGTGGCCCGAGAAGTCGAACAGGATCACGCGCTCCTCGCCCAGCTCCTTCGCCGCGAGCGCTTCGTCGATCGCCGCGCGCACCGCGTGACCGGTCTCCGGCGCGGGCAGCTTGCCCTCGGTGTTCGCGAACTGGACGGACGCCTCGAACGTCTTCCCCTGCGGGTACGCGAGCGCCTCCATCCGGCCGGTCTTCACGAGGTTCGAGATGATCGGCGAGTCGCCGTGGTAGCGCAGCCCGCCGGCGTGGATCGGCGGCGGGACGAAGTCGTGACCAAGCGTGTACATCGGCAGCAACGGGGTCATGCCTGCGGTGTCACCGAAGTCGTAGTCGAAGCGTCCCTCGGTGAGGGTCGCGCACGACGACGGCTCGACCGCGACGAGCCGCACGGTGTCGTCGTCGAGGAACGGCAGCGCGATCCCGCCGAGGTTCGACCCGCCCCCGCAGCTCCCGATCACGACGTCGGGCTTCGCCTCACCCGCGAGCGCGAGCTGCTCCTTGGCCTCGAGGCCGATGACCGTCTGGTGCAGCAGGACGTGGTTCAGAACGGAACCGAGCGAGTAGTGCGTGTCGTCGCGCTGCGCGGCGTCGCGCACCGCGTCGCTGATCGCGAGACCGAGCGAACCGGGGTGATCGGGATCGTCGGCCGGTGACGGGACGACCTCGCCGCCCCACGTCTCCATCAGCACGCGCCGGTAGGGCTTCTGCTGGTACGACGCGCGGACCATGTAGACCTTGCACTCGATGCCGAACTGCCGGCACGCGAACGCCAGCGCGGTCCCCCACTGGCCCGCGCCCGTCTCGGTGGTGAGGCGCGTGACGTTCTCCGCCGCGTTGTAGAAGGCCTGCGCGACCGCGGTGTTCGGCT encodes the following:
- the trpA gene encoding tryptophan synthase subunit alpha, producing the protein MNLERRLSDRRARGCKLLVPYVTGGLGSAWLDVVRAVAAAGADAIEVGIPFSDPVMDGKTVQEASQRALDIGATPDAIVAGLATVDVDVPVAVMTYYNPVQHAGHERFASSLADAGIDGAIVPDLPFDELDGWADAADRAGVETVLLAAPTTPDERLARICARSRGFLYAVALMGVTGERAELPSQAIEMGRRCKAATDMPVLLGVGISTPQQAVAASAVADGVVVGSALVRRLLQGGGPEEAGRFVAELRSALDGSA
- the trpB gene encoding tryptophan synthase subunit beta, producing MQLGDPGPEPTGLGRFGDFGGRFVPESLVPALVQLEREFRTAWYETEDFRAEFAQLLESYAGRPTPVTYCDRLSEQLGVDVWLKREDLTHTGSHKINNVLGQALLTRRMGKRRIIAETGAGQHGVATATAAALFGLECLVFMGAVDVERQALNVFRMRLLGAEVVPVHSGSATLKDAINDALRDWVATVESTHYCIGSVVGPHPFPWLVREFQRVVGEEAREQCRVLLGDDPDVVVACVGGGSNALGTFAGFLDTRAQLVGVEAAGLGLETGRHGASINRGVPGVLHGARSMYLQDEHGQILEAHSISAGLDYPGVGPEHAQLAASGRARYDCANDDEAIAAFQLLSVTEGIVPALESSHALAWVVRSAQDGSLAPGSKVLVTLSGRGDKDAMQVAGRLSERPST
- a CDS encoding phosphoribosylanthranilate isomerase; translation: MFVKVCGVTNEDDALLAVALGADALGFVFAPSRRQIRPDLAAEIVHRLPHGVVTVGVFRDERPERVVEVVNRVGLTGAQLHGREPLSEVRWVRRRVQFVIQAFTAGDAALATAANGPADVVLVDSPSPGSGRVFDWALAEGAPGGIRLLLAGGLNHENVGQAIRRVRPWGVDVSTGVEAAPGQKDARKMRRFIEEARAAADALSATPGGNGNGNGAHHPSDRVDHELAPFARADRPYDWAEDEV
- a CDS encoding TrpB-like pyridoxal phosphate-dependent enzyme; its protein translation is MTRFFLDDDKLPTAWRNVLPDLAEPLQPPLHPATREPVGPDDLAPLFPMGLIAQEVATEPWVDIPGDVLDVLRLWRPTPLVRAERLERALGTPARIYYKDESLSPAGSHKPNTAVAQAFYNAAENVTRLTTETGAGQWGTALAFACRQFGIECKVYMVRASYQQKPYRRVLMETWGGEVVPSPADDPDHPGSLGLAISDAVRDAAQRDDTHYSLGSVLNHVLLHQTVIGLEAKEQLALAGEAKPDVVIGSCGGGSNLGGIALPFLDDDTVRLVAVEPSSCATLTEGRFDYDFGDTAGMTPLLPMYTLGHDFVPPPIHAGGLRYHGDSPIISNLVKTGRMEALAYPQGKTFEASVQFANTEGKLPAPETGHAVRAAIDEALAAKELGEERVILFDFSGHGFLDLSAYDDFLHGRLTD